A window of Clostridium novyi genomic DNA:
AGCTTCAATTACAGTACCATCAACTTCAACTAAATCTCCTTCTTTAACATTTAACTTATCTTTTTTAGCTTCTACAAATATTCCTTCTGAAGTTGAATCGTCGTTATCAGGATTTGTATCTTGCATATAAAATCCTCTTGAATACTTATCATTGGAAATAGCAGTTACAACTCCCTTAACACCTTTAACTCCTTTTCCTTCTAAAGGTGATCTGTGAGCTCTGCCTTGAATATCTCTTATTTTTACTTCACTTACTATGCCAGAATTTTGTAATCCTTTACATGAACTGGATACTGCAAATACCGTCATAGAATTAATTAATATTAATCCTGAGGCAAAAAAACCTATAATCTTTTTCTTTAACATATTTAATTTTCCTCCTTAAATTTTAAATAAATTTAACCATATAAATATTTAAGTAACATCATATAAATTTCTTACACATAATAACACATTTTATGATATACCACAAGACTTTTATGAACTTTATTTCAATAATTTAACAATTATTTTTATTTTTTTATATTACTAATATATATTTCATTAAATTTTATTAATAATTATTGAAATAAAATCTTTTATATATTTTTATGATATAATTTATTCTATAAATTCAAATATAAGGAGGAATTATATAATGCTAAATTTTAATTACAACATACCAACTGAAATATTTTTTGGAGAAGGTCAAATTAAAGTACTTGGAAAAAATTTAAAAAAGTATGGCAATAAAGTACTTTTAGTTTATGGTGGTGGAAGCATTAAGAAAAATGGATTATATGAAAATGTAATTTCTATACTGAAAGAAAATAATTTAGACTTCATAGAACTTTCAGGAGTTGATCCAAATCCTCGTATTACTAGTGTTGAAAAAGGAATTGATCTTTGTAGAGAACATAATATTGAAATTATACTTGCAATTGGTGGTGGAAGTGTTATAGATTGTAGTAAATTTATTGCTGCTGGATATTATTATGATGGAAACCCATGGGACTTTCTTACTAGAAAAGCAAAAATAAAAAAAGCTTTACCCCTTGCTACAATCCTTACTTTATCTGCAACTGGTTCTGAGATGGATAATTGTGCAGTTATAAGTAACATTGATACAAATGAAAAATTAGCAACAGCTGCACCTGCTATAGCACCTAAATTTTCAATTTTAGATCCTACTTATACTTATTCTGTTCCAAAAGGACAAACTGCAGCTGGAACAGTTGATATAATGAGTCATATATTTGAAGTGTATTTTACTCCAACTAAAGGAGCCTTCATTCAAGATAGATTTGCAGAAGGACTTTTAAAAACAGTATTTCACTATGGACCAATAGCCCTAGAAGAACCTGAAAATTATGAAGCTCGTGGAAATTTAATGTGGGCTTCTAGTCTTGCAATTAATGGAATTTTAGGTTATGGTAAAAAAACTAACTGGTCAGTTCACGCCATGGAACATGAATTAAGTGCATATTATGATATAACTCACGGTGTAGGTCTTGGAATATTAACTCCAGTTTGGATGGAATATATATTAAATGATAATACTGTAGATGATATTGCAACTTATGGAGTAAATGTTTGGAATCTATCCTTAAATGAAGATAAATACAAAACTGCAAAAGAAGCTATTGAATGTACTCGTAACTTTATAAAATCTTTAGGAATACCTATGACTTTAAAAGAAGTTGGAATAAAAGAAGAAAAGCTTTCTGAAATGGCACATAAATGCATAATAAATCAAGGTGGCAAAACTGCCGGAACTTATCCTCCACTAACTGAAGAAGATGTTTTAAATATTTATAAAAAAGCTTTTTAGAATAGTAAAAATCCAAGAATTTAATTTCTTGGATTTTTATTGTAATAACCTATTAATAAATATAATTTATCAACATAGAATTTTTAAGTACTTATCTAAAAATAAAACTACAATAAGCATGATTTTCATCCGTAGGAGAAACGCTATATGACCCACTTAAATTACCTCTAGCAACTTCTCCCAATATATTCATAACTTCCTGTTGATTCATTTTAAATCCTTTAAACCTTACATACACTGTTGTTTTTTTTGTCTTTAAAGCTTCTATTAATTTTTGCTTAAACTCTTCTCTAGTTGTTACCTTCGGAACCTTTGTACCATCATTCATAAACTCGTCTATATCTAAATTATCATAAGAATATTTTGTTCCATTAGCCCTTGGATAATTTTTTTGTTCATATTCTCCTCGAATGTGGTCCTTATTGAAAATATCATCAGTCACATTAAAATATGTATGAATAACTGGTGAAACTACTACATCTTTATCACTTCTTCCAACCCTATCTGATACTGGATCATCCCATGTGGCATCTAAATTATACCACTCATTATCTAATTTAACTATATTCCAAGCATGTCCTCCGCCTTGTCTTCCATCTCTATTCTTTTTATATCCAGTTGCATATTTACACTCTATTCCTGCTTCATTCAATAATAAATGCATTGCCTTTGAATAACTTTCACATACCCCTTTACCTAAAACCAATACTCCATACGCACTATGATCTTCTAAATCTGCCGGTCTCTTGTTAAGCCCCTCCATGTTATAGTCAGCATGCTTAACTACATAATCATGTAATGCTAATTCTTTTTGTACTGGTGTCATATTATCTTTTATAACTTCTTTAATAATTCTTTTAACTTCAGCTTCTGTAGCTTGCTTTTGATTTCTAACTTCATCTATATCTCTTCTATAATTAAGTTGTATAGTCATCGGCATCTTACCATTAACTATTTGAACTTGACCACCATTTGTTCTGATTTCAGGCTTTCCATAATCATGTCCACCTAATTCAAGCATAATTTTATTAAAATTATTAAAATTATATTTTTGATTTTCATCATAAGGTATCATTACTGTAAAACTTGGTTTTAACTGTTTTATAGCTTCTTTAACAACTTTATCAAATTTTTCTGGTTTATTAACTTCTATTTTTTTATCAGCTTTTAATAATTCCGCTATTTCCTCTTCTTCTGTTTTTACTGGTAGCTTTTCTTGTGCTTTAACTATAGCTTCAAACTCTTTGGTAGAAGTTGCAGAATCTTTTGTAAAAGTTGCTATTAATGTAACTTTCTTATCTTTTTCATCTGCATTAGGTCTTTTAACTGTTCCATCATATTTTATTACAGATTCATCACTAGATTTCCACACAATTTCAACTCCATTGGAATCTCTAGTTGGCAATCTTAAGTTATCTTTTACATTACTTAAATCCTCTAGTTTTATATTATTTTTAGCTTCTTCTATTAATGCATTATTTTCTTCCTGTATCTTTTGCAATCTTTCTTGTTCTTTCTTTAATTGAGCTTCTTGTTCTGCTTTTTCTTTTTTTTCTTTTTCTTCTTGTTGTTTTCTTAATTCTTCTTGTTTTAATTCATCTGATTTTTGCTTTTCTGCTTCAGCTTTTTGCTTATCAGCTTCTATCTTTGCTAATCTTTCTTTTTCTGCTTTCTCTTTTTCTTCTTGTTGTTTTCTTAATTCTTCTTGTTTTAATTCATCTGATTTTTCTTTTTCAGCTTTTTGTTTATCAGCTTCTATCTTTGCTAATCTTTCTTTTTCTGCTTTTTCTTCTTGTTGTTTTTTTAATTCCTCTTGCTTTAACTCATCTGATTTTTCTTTTTCAGCTTTTTGCTTATCAGCTTCTATCTTTGCTAATCTTTCCTTTTCTGCTTTTTCTTTTTCTTCTTGTTGTTTTTTTAATTCCTCTTGCTTTAACTCATCTGATTTTTGTTTTTCTTTTTCAGCTTTTTGTTTATCAGCCTCTATCTTTGCTAATCTTTCCTTTTCTGCTTTTTCTTTTTCTTCTTGTTGTTTTTTTAATTCCTCTTGCTTTAACTCATCTGATTTTTCTTTTTCAGCTTTTTGCTTATCAGCTTCTATCTTTGCTATTCTTTCCTTTTCTGCTTTTTCTTCTTGTTGTTTTCTTAATTCTTCTTGTTTTAATTCATCTGATTTTTGTTTTTCTTTTTCAGCTTTTTGTTTATCAGCTTCTATCTTTGCTAATCTTTCCTTTTCTGCTTTTTCTTTTTCTTCTTGTTGTTTTTTTAATTCCTCTTGCTTTAACTCATCTGATTTTTCTTTTTCAGCTTTTTGCTTATCAGCTTCTATCTTTGCTAATCTTTCCTTTTCTGCTTTTTCTTTTTCTTCTACTTCATTGTTTTCTATCTTTGTTTTAGAAGTACTATCTTCTGATGAAGTATGTCTATGTTTATGCTTATGTTTTCTTTCTTCATATACCTTAAGCTTATCTTCAGATATATTATTAATACCTTCATTATCCTTATGAGAATTTTCATTTTCTTTATTATTTAAGTTCTTATCATCTTTAACATTGTCACTGGTACTATTATTAACATCATTTGGAGTTATGTATCTAACATTTCCTTCTATAGTCATTATAGCTTTTTTAGTCCAATTAACTTCTATTAACTTACATTCATTAGATTCAGTAAATTTTTCCGCATCGAACTTCTTATTTTTTAACTTAGACTCTAAATATTTATTTTCTACATCTTCATATTTTATATACCCTGTTTTTTTATCATGAAAAGAATAAAATCCATTTGCCATTTTTAATTTTATATAAAAGTCATTATATAAGTTAGATTTATACCCTGCTTTATAATTTAAAAAATCTTCAATTACCTCATCTTTATTATAAGAATAAATTTCTTGTGAAACTTTAATTATATACGCATCTACAGCAGCTTCCGCACTTAATGGCATACCAACCTGCATTATACTACCTAATATAGCTCCAATAGATAAAACTTTTAATGATTTTTTATTCATATTATCCCCCTACTTGTATATTCCGTTCTGTTAAGTTATATGAACATTGAACTACTTCATCCTTAGATTTATAATAGTTCATCACAAAATGATTATCCCCCTTAGAAAAGAGATTGGTTCAATGCAAATATGATCTTCTAATCCATAGTAAAAATAATCTTAAAGGCATAAGATATCCTACTTCTGTTATTCTAAATTCTTTAATCTTATAGTTTGGTTCCATGTTTAAAAAAATATATAATGATATAAGTAACAATCTTATAAAATCCTTTAATTTTGAGATTAAGATAGGTAATCTTTCATAATTAATTAACAGATTCGTACATTTTTCTTTTTATTATCGTTTGTATATGAAGAAAATTTACCTAAATTATAGAAAAATATGCTACTTTTTTGATATATTTAAATTTTAAATTTAACAACCTCTTTTTATTTAAAATATAAAAAATCCTTAAGATTTTTATCTTAAGGATTTTTTGTACAAGCTTTTAACTTATTATTTCTATTAAATTCTTACTTTATTTTTTTTATCTTAACTCTTTGTTTTACATCATCATATGAATAATCTTTTTTAATTGCCTTTACAAAAACTTTTTTTCCTGCTTTGTTAGTTCTTAAATTTAGCTTTTCATTATCAACAAAAACATTATATTGAGATGGGTCTTTTACTTCCATTTTTACTAAAACTATTGTTGTAAATGGTATACCTTTTCCAATTTCCACAGAATATTTAGGCATATCTTTATTTTCTACCTTAGTTTCTTTTGTTTTAGCTTCTTCTTTCGTACCATTTTTATTTACTATATTTTTAGAATCACTTGATTTTTTTGATTCATTGCTAGCTTTAGTGTTATTACTATCTTTTACTGAACCTACAGTAGTTTTTGTACTATATGGAAGATTAAGCTTTAATTCTCCTGTAATTTTAGTGGTATCATTTATATTTATATCTTTATTTATCTCTAAAATATGTCCTGCATTTTTTTCTTTTAAAGTTTTATTAGGAAGCTCTATAACCAATTGAGTATTTCCTAACTGTTTATCTATAAATATTTTACTTTCTTTTGGTAAATTTTTACCATCTAATTTATAATTATTTATATCCATTACACTATTTTTTACTTTCTTAGGCACTACAGCCCCTGAAAATCTTACAAATATATAATCTGCCTTTGAATCATCATCTTTAGTATCAATATCTTGAATTATTTGGTCAAAATCTACATCAGCAAAAGCATATCGTACTGAAACTTCTTTTGGTATTTGTTTAATTTGCTGACTTTGATTTAAAG
This region includes:
- a CDS encoding iron-containing alcohol dehydrogenase, coding for MLNFNYNIPTEIFFGEGQIKVLGKNLKKYGNKVLLVYGGGSIKKNGLYENVISILKENNLDFIELSGVDPNPRITSVEKGIDLCREHNIEIILAIGGGSVIDCSKFIAAGYYYDGNPWDFLTRKAKIKKALPLATILTLSATGSEMDNCAVISNIDTNEKLATAAPAIAPKFSILDPTYTYSVPKGQTAAGTVDIMSHIFEVYFTPTKGAFIQDRFAEGLLKTVFHYGPIALEEPENYEARGNLMWASSLAINGILGYGKKTNWSVHAMEHELSAYYDITHGVGLGILTPVWMEYILNDNTVDDIATYGVNVWNLSLNEDKYKTAKEAIECTRNFIKSLGIPMTLKEVGIKEEKLSEMAHKCIINQGGKTAGTYPPLTEEDVLNIYKKAF
- a CDS encoding immunoglobulin-like domain-containing protein; the encoded protein is MNKKSLKVLSIGAILGSIMQVGMPLSAEAAVDAYIIKVSQEIYSYNKDEVIEDFLNYKAGYKSNLYNDFYIKLKMANGFYSFHDKKTGYIKYEDVENKYLESKLKNKKFDAEKFTESNECKLIEVNWTKKAIMTIEGNVRYITPNDVNNSTSDNVKDDKNLNNKENENSHKDNEGINNISEDKLKVYEERKHKHKHRHTSSEDSTSKTKIENNEVEEKEKAEKERLAKIEADKQKAEKEKSDELKQEELKKQQEEKEKAEKERLAKIEADKQKAEKEKQKSDELKQEELRKQQEEKAEKERIAKIEADKQKAEKEKSDELKQEELKKQQEEKEKAEKERLAKIEADKQKAEKEKQKSDELKQEELKKQQEEKEKAEKERLAKIEADKQKAEKEKSDELKQEELKKQQEEKAEKERLAKIEADKQKAEKEKSDELKQEELRKQQEEKEKAEKERLAKIEADKQKAEAEKQKSDELKQEELRKQQEEKEKKEKAEQEAQLKKEQERLQKIQEENNALIEEAKNNIKLEDLSNVKDNLRLPTRDSNGVEIVWKSSDESVIKYDGTVKRPNADEKDKKVTLIATFTKDSATSTKEFEAIVKAQEKLPVKTEEEEIAELLKADKKIEVNKPEKFDKVVKEAIKQLKPSFTVMIPYDENQKYNFNNFNKIMLELGGHDYGKPEIRTNGGQVQIVNGKMPMTIQLNYRRDIDEVRNQKQATEAEVKRIIKEVIKDNMTPVQKELALHDYVVKHADYNMEGLNKRPADLEDHSAYGVLVLGKGVCESYSKAMHLLLNEAGIECKYATGYKKNRDGRQGGGHAWNIVKLDNEWYNLDATWDDPVSDRVGRSDKDVVVSPVIHTYFNVTDDIFNKDHIRGEYEQKNYPRANGTKYSYDNLDIDEFMNDGTKVPKVTTREEFKQKLIEALKTKKTTVYVRFKGFKMNQQEVMNILGEVARGNLSGSYSVSPTDENHAYCSFIFR